The following are encoded in a window of Ictalurus punctatus breed USDA103 chromosome 13, Coco_2.0, whole genome shotgun sequence genomic DNA:
- the LOC108273889 gene encoding uncharacterized protein LOC108273889, producing MVHEEDQVEMDSTEMWYIMTRKQQLQSRHTLLLELQGFLKNNNLREGSFMRKEDKELSELEQIEQELQALSERETELRNEKKQQSTITEITEESSATVQKPSDEELSPTTPEPEVVKVVDLSFSPATVQCPTCQQHVTTEIQYKVGKTSFLLCYLSILMGCVGGCCLLPFFLNYFKDTCHFCPSCHTEINIVPRI from the exons ATGGTACACGAGGAGGACCAGGTGGAGATGGACTCCACAGAAATGTGGTACATCATGACTAGAAAGCAGCAGCTCCAGAGTCGGCATACTCTCCTGCTGGAGCTGCAGGGGTtcctgaaaaacaacaacttaaGAGAAG GAAGTTTTATGCGGAAAGAGGACAAAGAACTGTCTGAGCTGGAGCAAATAGAACAAGAGTTACAGGCCCTGTccgagagagagacggagctGAGAAACGAAAAGAAACAGCAATCCACCATCACAGAAATTACAGAGGAGTCGTCTGCCACTG TCCAGAAGCCATCAGATGAAGAGCTGAGCCCCACTACACCTGAACCAG AGGTGGTCAAGGTGGTCGACCTGTCATTTTCTCCAGCTACGGTGCAGTGTCCCACCTGCCAGCAGCACGTTACCACGGAGATTCAATATAAAGTGGGAAAAACATCCTTCCTCCTCTGCTATCTATCCATACTGATGGG CTGTGTAGGAGGATGCTGCCTGTTGCCCTTCTTTCTGAACTACTTTAAAGACACCTGCCACTTTTGTCCCTCCTGTCACACGGAAATCAACATCGTCCCTCGGATCTAA
- the mrtfba gene encoding myocardin-related transcription factor B isoform X1: MNAQGEAGAGGLLVPSPQSEAVTHEMEELSLQPSQNLPPLNERKNVLQLRLQQRRTREQLVDQGIMPPLKSPAAFHEQIRSLERARTENFLKHKIRSRPERAELVRMHILQETVAEPSLQATQLKLKRARLADDLNEKIAQRPGPMELVEKNILPVASSLKEAIIDGQMHYPKTQEFDEDSSDAFSPEQPGSQESHGSVPSPGESKAMEASSPLPTNLIPHCPPVTQVTDFLKPYSTSEQTVSPPAPQPQPITTPPSKSVLSLIKQSQPKTASDKSRSKKNKEAKPRVKKLKYHQYIPPDQKQEPSEAPMDSSYARLLQQQQLFLQLQILSQQQQQHYNYQTILPAPLKPVIEGQNSSATVAINSAQSLPASIVVSLPPAALVRPNSTLSNRKAGTLPANLEEMKVAELKMELKLRGLPVSGTKTDLIERLKPYQESAASIPNANLNAQTCGTSMEVSSTTTCLSPAQQPPETQSSTPPVSPISSEVHNREDVMEGQLETHCQSRGGSGQPAAIPEEQDRRLHEKQRQIEELLRKLEQEQRLVEKLKMQLEVEKRSAQNSTESNSSISQAASLLTVKTESPVIPNCTLASRSTPSVVKLEKSHAAPVTATPLPQFFISHQGVPQVIGQPQTLLTTQHTGTQILLPVSLPNNTTTIQLTNTNVKLQPVLQAAVSPQGQGLIQTTPLHPAKAESSSPQPVHHNNIVQTLPMCSSAGTAFQFGASEKQAGLEMPRCFPSSSPENALSAQTSPVASSLTNGPLNKSPSQVSPAFILPSPAFSHAPKSREPPPYEDAVKQTRSLQAAAITQFPTATSQQMDDLFDILIESGEITPFSQQEPSVPKLMPVTASITTLPVNTALSRPPAQVQMAPPPALLVEPMPSLASLASDNQLEALLEGTLGCEGEPEHRTLGLLEELHSQLLDQPHSPMDTSELSFNEPSAPLSSTSSFSLQDTGMDSMEWLDLTMPRPIGPLDPLGIGSDFLDAHDLHLHWD; this comes from the exons ATGAATGCCCAGGGAGAAGCTGGCGCAGGGGGGCTGTTGGTACCCAGTCCTCAGAGCGAGGCGGTGACCCACGAGATGGAGGAACTGTCCCTGCAGCCCAGCCAGAACCTACCACCTCTTAACGAGCGCAAGAACG TCCTTCAGTTGCGGCTGCAGCAGCGACGCACTCGGGAGCAGCTCGTTGACCAGGGCATCATGCCAC CACTCAAGAGCCCAGCGGCGTTCCATGAACAGATCCGCAGTCTGGAGAGAGCCAGG ACGGAGAATTTCCTAAAGCACAAGATCCGGAGTCGTCCAGAAAGGGCTGAGCTGGTCCGCATGCACATCTTGCAAG AGACTGTGGCAGAGCCATCACTGCAGGCTACGCAGCTGAAGCTGAAGAGAGCTCGACTGGCTGATGATCTCAATGAGAAGATTGCACAGCGTCCTGGCCCCATGGAGTTGGTGGAGAAAAACATCCTGCCTGTCGCATCCAGTCTCAAAGAGGCTATCATTG ATGGCCAGATGCATTACCCCAAAACACAGGAGTTTGATGAGGACAGCAGCGATGCGTTCTCTCCGGAGCAGCCAGGCAGTCAGGAGTCACACGGATCTGTACCTTCACCTGGGGAGTCCAAGGCCATGGAGGCCTCCTCACCACTACCGACTAATTTAATACCG CACTGCCCTCCTGTCACACAGGTTACAGATTTTCTCAAGCCTTATTCCACCAGTGAGCAGACAGTCAGCCCTCCAGCGCCACAGCCTCAACCAATCACTACACCTCCCTCCAAGTCTGTGCTTTCTCTCATCAAG CAAAGTCAGCCTAAGACTGCTAGTGACAAGAGTCGTagtaagaaaaacaaagaagccAAACCACGAGTGAAAAAGCTAAAGTATCACCAGTACATTCCTCCAGATCAGAAACAAGAGCCCAGTGAAGCCCCTATGGATTCTTCTTATGCCCGTTTACtgcaacagcagcagctcttcTTGCAGCTGCAGATCCTCAgtcagcaacaacaacagcactaCAACTACCAGACCATTCTCCCAGCTCCCCTCAA GCCTGTGATTGAGGGGCAGAACAGCAGTGCTACTGTTGCCATTAACAGTGCCCAAAGTCTTCCTGCCTCCATTGTGGTGTCTCTGCCTCCAGCTGCACTGGTGCGCCCAAATAGCACCCTGTCCAACCGCAAAGCTGGCACACTGCCAGCCAACCTGGAGGAGATGAAG GTGGCTGAACTAAAAATGGAGTTAAAGCTGCGTGGGCTGCCTGTGTCTGGAACCAAAACAGACCTGATTGAGCGGCTTAAGCCTTACCAGGAGAGCGCTGCATCCATTCCCAATGCCAATCTTAACGCACAGACCTGCGGCACATCCATGGAGGTGTCCAGCACCACTACATGCCTGTCACCTGCACAGCAGCCCCCTGAGACCCAGAGCTCCACACCGCCTGTATCCCCTATATCCTCCGAAGTGCACAATAGAGAGGATGTTATGGAGGGTCAGCTGGAGACCCACTGCCAAAGCAGGGGTGGTAGCGGCCAGCCAGCAGCTATTCCTGAGGAGCAGGACAGGAGGCTACACGAGAAACAGCGTCAGATTGAGGAGCTGCTAAGGAAGCTGGAACAGGAACAGAGGCTGGTGGAGAAGCTGAAGATGCAGCTAGAGGTAGAGAAGAGGAGTGCACAGAACTCCACAGAAAGTAACAGCAGCATCAGTCAAGCTGCTTCACTGCTCACAGTAAAGACAGAGAGCCCAGTTATCCCAAATTGCACACTGGCCTCACGTAGCACTCCATCTGTAGTGAAGCTGGAGAAAAGCCACGCTGCCCCAGTGACAGCCACCCCTCTACCACAGTTCTTCATCAGTCACCAGGGCGTGCCTCAGGTCATCGGGCAGCCCCAGACCCTGCTCACCACACAGCATACGGGTACCCAGATCCTGCTGCCAGTCTCTCTACCCAACAACACCACTACAATCCAGCTCACTAATACAAATGTCAAACTACAG CCAGTCCTCCAAGCAGCTGTCTCTCCTCAAGGCCAAGGACTAATCCAGACCACTCCGCTGCATCCTGCCAAAGCAGAGAGCTCCTCGCCACAGCCTGTCCATCACAACAATATAGTGCAG ACGCTGCCTATGTGTAGCTCTGCTGGGACTGCTTTTCAATTTGGTGCCAGTGAGAAGCAGGCAGGTCTAGAGATGCCTCGCTGTTTCCCAAGCAGCTCCCCAGAGAATGCACTGTCTGCTCAGACTTCCCCAGTTGCGTCCTCCCTCACCAACGGCCCCCTAAATAAG TCCCCCTCTCAGGTGTCGCCTGCCTTCATCCTGCCATCTCCAGCATTCAGTCATGCCCCCAAGAGCCGAGAGCCACCTCCCTACGAGGATGCTGTTAAACAGACGCGCAGCCTGCAAGCAGCCGCCATCACACAG TTCCCGACAGCGACCAGTCAGCAAATGGATGATCTGTTCGATATTCTCATTGAAAGTGGAG AGATCACCCCTTTCAGTCAGCAGGAGCCTTCTGTGCCTAAGCTGATGCCAGTCACCGCCAGCATCACCACTTTACCTGTCAACACTGCCCTGTCTCGGCCCCCTGCTCAGGTGCAGATGGCACCGCCGCCGGCGCTGCTGGTGGAGCCCATGCCCAGCCTGGCCTCGCTGGCCTCAGACAACCAGCTGGAGGCACTGCTGGAGGGCACGCTGGGGTGCGAGGGTGAGCCAGAGCACAGGACTCTGGGGCTTCTAGAAGAGCTGCACAGCCAGCTGCTGGACCAACCCCACTCCCCTATGGACACATCTGAGTTGAGCTTCAACGAGCCATCTGCGCCGTtgtcctccacctcctccttcaGCCTGCAGGACACGGGCATGGACAGCATGGAGTGGCTGGACCTGACCATGCCAAGGCCCATTGGACCCCTCGACCCACTGGGGATCGGCTCCGATTTCCTTGACGCACATGACCTGCATCTGCACTGGGACTGA
- the mrtfba gene encoding myocardin-related transcription factor B isoform X2, translating to MACLGVERHAVCGNVFSSVLQLRLQQRRTREQLVDQGIMPPLKSPAAFHEQIRSLERARTENFLKHKIRSRPERAELVRMHILQETVAEPSLQATQLKLKRARLADDLNEKIAQRPGPMELVEKNILPVASSLKEAIIDGQMHYPKTQEFDEDSSDAFSPEQPGSQESHGSVPSPGESKAMEASSPLPTNLIPHCPPVTQVTDFLKPYSTSEQTVSPPAPQPQPITTPPSKSVLSLIKQSQPKTASDKSRSKKNKEAKPRVKKLKYHQYIPPDQKQEPSEAPMDSSYARLLQQQQLFLQLQILSQQQQQHYNYQTILPAPLKPVIEGQNSSATVAINSAQSLPASIVVSLPPAALVRPNSTLSNRKAGTLPANLEEMKVAELKMELKLRGLPVSGTKTDLIERLKPYQESAASIPNANLNAQTCGTSMEVSSTTTCLSPAQQPPETQSSTPPVSPISSEVHNREDVMEGQLETHCQSRGGSGQPAAIPEEQDRRLHEKQRQIEELLRKLEQEQRLVEKLKMQLEVEKRSAQNSTESNSSISQAASLLTVKTESPVIPNCTLASRSTPSVVKLEKSHAAPVTATPLPQFFISHQGVPQVIGQPQTLLTTQHTGTQILLPVSLPNNTTTIQLTNTNVKLQPVLQAAVSPQGQGLIQTTPLHPAKAESSSPQPVHHNNIVQTLPMCSSAGTAFQFGASEKQAGLEMPRCFPSSSPENALSAQTSPVASSLTNGPLNKSPSQVSPAFILPSPAFSHAPKSREPPPYEDAVKQTRSLQAAAITQFPTATSQQMDDLFDILIESGEITPFSQQEPSVPKLMPVTASITTLPVNTALSRPPAQVQMAPPPALLVEPMPSLASLASDNQLEALLEGTLGCEGEPEHRTLGLLEELHSQLLDQPHSPMDTSELSFNEPSAPLSSTSSFSLQDTGMDSMEWLDLTMPRPIGPLDPLGIGSDFLDAHDLHLHWD from the exons ATGGCGTGTCTGGGAGTAGAGCGCCATGCTGTCTGCGGGAATGTCTTCAGCTCAG TCCTTCAGTTGCGGCTGCAGCAGCGACGCACTCGGGAGCAGCTCGTTGACCAGGGCATCATGCCAC CACTCAAGAGCCCAGCGGCGTTCCATGAACAGATCCGCAGTCTGGAGAGAGCCAGG ACGGAGAATTTCCTAAAGCACAAGATCCGGAGTCGTCCAGAAAGGGCTGAGCTGGTCCGCATGCACATCTTGCAAG AGACTGTGGCAGAGCCATCACTGCAGGCTACGCAGCTGAAGCTGAAGAGAGCTCGACTGGCTGATGATCTCAATGAGAAGATTGCACAGCGTCCTGGCCCCATGGAGTTGGTGGAGAAAAACATCCTGCCTGTCGCATCCAGTCTCAAAGAGGCTATCATTG ATGGCCAGATGCATTACCCCAAAACACAGGAGTTTGATGAGGACAGCAGCGATGCGTTCTCTCCGGAGCAGCCAGGCAGTCAGGAGTCACACGGATCTGTACCTTCACCTGGGGAGTCCAAGGCCATGGAGGCCTCCTCACCACTACCGACTAATTTAATACCG CACTGCCCTCCTGTCACACAGGTTACAGATTTTCTCAAGCCTTATTCCACCAGTGAGCAGACAGTCAGCCCTCCAGCGCCACAGCCTCAACCAATCACTACACCTCCCTCCAAGTCTGTGCTTTCTCTCATCAAG CAAAGTCAGCCTAAGACTGCTAGTGACAAGAGTCGTagtaagaaaaacaaagaagccAAACCACGAGTGAAAAAGCTAAAGTATCACCAGTACATTCCTCCAGATCAGAAACAAGAGCCCAGTGAAGCCCCTATGGATTCTTCTTATGCCCGTTTACtgcaacagcagcagctcttcTTGCAGCTGCAGATCCTCAgtcagcaacaacaacagcactaCAACTACCAGACCATTCTCCCAGCTCCCCTCAA GCCTGTGATTGAGGGGCAGAACAGCAGTGCTACTGTTGCCATTAACAGTGCCCAAAGTCTTCCTGCCTCCATTGTGGTGTCTCTGCCTCCAGCTGCACTGGTGCGCCCAAATAGCACCCTGTCCAACCGCAAAGCTGGCACACTGCCAGCCAACCTGGAGGAGATGAAG GTGGCTGAACTAAAAATGGAGTTAAAGCTGCGTGGGCTGCCTGTGTCTGGAACCAAAACAGACCTGATTGAGCGGCTTAAGCCTTACCAGGAGAGCGCTGCATCCATTCCCAATGCCAATCTTAACGCACAGACCTGCGGCACATCCATGGAGGTGTCCAGCACCACTACATGCCTGTCACCTGCACAGCAGCCCCCTGAGACCCAGAGCTCCACACCGCCTGTATCCCCTATATCCTCCGAAGTGCACAATAGAGAGGATGTTATGGAGGGTCAGCTGGAGACCCACTGCCAAAGCAGGGGTGGTAGCGGCCAGCCAGCAGCTATTCCTGAGGAGCAGGACAGGAGGCTACACGAGAAACAGCGTCAGATTGAGGAGCTGCTAAGGAAGCTGGAACAGGAACAGAGGCTGGTGGAGAAGCTGAAGATGCAGCTAGAGGTAGAGAAGAGGAGTGCACAGAACTCCACAGAAAGTAACAGCAGCATCAGTCAAGCTGCTTCACTGCTCACAGTAAAGACAGAGAGCCCAGTTATCCCAAATTGCACACTGGCCTCACGTAGCACTCCATCTGTAGTGAAGCTGGAGAAAAGCCACGCTGCCCCAGTGACAGCCACCCCTCTACCACAGTTCTTCATCAGTCACCAGGGCGTGCCTCAGGTCATCGGGCAGCCCCAGACCCTGCTCACCACACAGCATACGGGTACCCAGATCCTGCTGCCAGTCTCTCTACCCAACAACACCACTACAATCCAGCTCACTAATACAAATGTCAAACTACAG CCAGTCCTCCAAGCAGCTGTCTCTCCTCAAGGCCAAGGACTAATCCAGACCACTCCGCTGCATCCTGCCAAAGCAGAGAGCTCCTCGCCACAGCCTGTCCATCACAACAATATAGTGCAG ACGCTGCCTATGTGTAGCTCTGCTGGGACTGCTTTTCAATTTGGTGCCAGTGAGAAGCAGGCAGGTCTAGAGATGCCTCGCTGTTTCCCAAGCAGCTCCCCAGAGAATGCACTGTCTGCTCAGACTTCCCCAGTTGCGTCCTCCCTCACCAACGGCCCCCTAAATAAG TCCCCCTCTCAGGTGTCGCCTGCCTTCATCCTGCCATCTCCAGCATTCAGTCATGCCCCCAAGAGCCGAGAGCCACCTCCCTACGAGGATGCTGTTAAACAGACGCGCAGCCTGCAAGCAGCCGCCATCACACAG TTCCCGACAGCGACCAGTCAGCAAATGGATGATCTGTTCGATATTCTCATTGAAAGTGGAG AGATCACCCCTTTCAGTCAGCAGGAGCCTTCTGTGCCTAAGCTGATGCCAGTCACCGCCAGCATCACCACTTTACCTGTCAACACTGCCCTGTCTCGGCCCCCTGCTCAGGTGCAGATGGCACCGCCGCCGGCGCTGCTGGTGGAGCCCATGCCCAGCCTGGCCTCGCTGGCCTCAGACAACCAGCTGGAGGCACTGCTGGAGGGCACGCTGGGGTGCGAGGGTGAGCCAGAGCACAGGACTCTGGGGCTTCTAGAAGAGCTGCACAGCCAGCTGCTGGACCAACCCCACTCCCCTATGGACACATCTGAGTTGAGCTTCAACGAGCCATCTGCGCCGTtgtcctccacctcctccttcaGCCTGCAGGACACGGGCATGGACAGCATGGAGTGGCTGGACCTGACCATGCCAAGGCCCATTGGACCCCTCGACCCACTGGGGATCGGCTCCGATTTCCTTGACGCACATGACCTGCATCTGCACTGGGACTGA